In a genomic window of Melanotaenia boesemani isolate fMelBoe1 chromosome 1, fMelBoe1.pri, whole genome shotgun sequence:
- the LOC121642281 gene encoding high choriolytic enzyme 1-like, with the protein MSPSASLLLLLLLGLSQAKFLPDDQSHQQEENEEDEADNNAVLLNDVDMTTKILITNNGTDIPLMEGDIVAPTTRNAMKCWSNSCLWRKASNGRVVVPYVVSNQYPPYEKQTIENAMRGFSRTCVVFVPRTNEYDYISIESLQGCYSELGRKGGRQQLSINRGGCMYSGIIQHELNHALGFQHEQTRSDRDNYVVINWGNIESSNAYNFYKQDTNNQNTPYDYGSIMHYGRTAFAIAYGVDTITPIPNPNVQIGQRQALSYWDVQRINMLYQC; encoded by the coding sequence ATGTCTCCCTCTGCCAGCCTGCTGCTCCTGCTCCTGCTTGGCCTCTCACAGGCTAAGTTTCTACCAGATGATCAATCTCACCAGCAGGAAGAAAACGAAGAAGATGAAGCAGACAATAATGCTGTTTTGCTTAATGATGTTGACATGACCACTAAGATTCTGATAACTAACAACGGCACGGACATACCTCTGATGGAAGGAGACATTGTGGCCCCCACAACCAGAAATGCCATGAAGTGCTGGTCCAACAGCTGCCTGTGGAGAAAAGCCTCCAACGGCAGAGTGGTAGTTCCCTATGTGGTGAGCAATCAGTACCCTCCCTACGAGAAGCAGACAATCGAGAACGCTATGAGAGGCTTCAGTCGTACCTGCGTCGTTTTTGTGCCCCGCACAAATGAGTATGACTACATCAGCATTGAGAGTTTACAGGGATGCTACTCTGAACTGGGCAGAAAGGGAGGCAGACAGCAGCTTTCTATCAACAGGGGGGGCTGTATGTACAGTGGAATCATCCAGCATGAGCTCAACCACGCTTTGGGCTTCCAGCACGAGCAGACCAGGAGCGACCGAGACAACTACGTCGTAATAAACTGGGGTAACATAGAGTCATCCAATGCCTACAATTTCtacaaacaggacacaaacaaCCAGAACACTCCATACGATTATGGCTCCATCATGCACTATGGAAGAACAGCCTTCGCCATTGCGTACGGAGTGGACACCATCACACCCATCCCCAACCCCAACGTCCAGATTGGCCAAAGACAGGCTTTGTCCTACTGGGACGTCCAAAGGATCAATATGCTCTACCAATGCTGA